The Vibrio sp. NTOU-M3 genomic sequence TACCCACGTAGTACGCCGAAGCAATACCACCACGGATACGAACGCCTTGACCACGACGTACAGAGCCGTAGTAAGCTGCGCCGCTAGCAACTGCAAGGTCTAGATCGACACCTGTTAGGCGTTTTGCCATTTCTGCATCTGCTTCAATTAGCCATTCGTTGATCGTGTCTTCTAAACGAGTTGCTAGAAGTTTCGATTTCAGAACACCACCGTTGAATAGGATTGCGGTTGGCTTGATGAAGTCAGCTGACTGCGCTGCATCCGCACCTGGCATACCAGGCATGTTAGCGAATGGGTTGAAATCTTGAGCCGCTGCTTCGCCGCCATTTCCTGACGCAGAAAGAGCATTGGCTTGCTTAGACAAGAACGCTGCAATGTGACGAGTAATGCCTGCATCTTGTGTGTAAGGCAGACCCATTTGCGTTAGTGCACCACGGTTACGTTGAACAGGGTGGTCAGTAATCGCAACTTGAGGGAAGAAGCCGTCAACTAGTGTTTGTTGTACTTCTTCTTGAGTCAGTTCTGTTTTCAGCGTTGCGCCAAGCAGTTTAGAACCACGGCTTGGTACTACGATTGGCACTGACTGAAGTTCGCTGTCGTTCAATAGCGCTTCTTTCGCGTCACGACATGCGTGCGTCATTGCCTGAACTTGCCATGGCTGTAGCTCTTTGCCTTCTTGCGCTAGCTTCATCTTCAAGCGGTACGCAAGTGCAAGGTCCATGTTGTCACCGCCAAGTAGGATGTGTTCACCTACCGCGATACGGTTCAGAGTTAGGTTGCCGTCGTCTTCAGTTACTTCAACCAAAGAAAGGTCAGTCGTACCACCACCGATATCTACTACAAGTACGATGTCGCCAACTTCAACTTCGTCGCGCCATTTGTCGTTGCTGTTATCGATCCAGTTGTAAAGTGCAGCTTGTGGCTCTTCTAGAAGCGTTAGGTGCACAAAACCAACGTTGCGAGCTGCTTCTGCTGTTAGATCGCGAGCAGCAGGATCGAAAGAAGCAGGAACCGTAATAGTCACGTCTTGATCAGCAAGGTTGTGATTTGGGTTGGTGTGATTCCAAACGTCTTTTAGGTGCTCTAGGTAAAGCTCTGTCGCGCGAAGAGGGGATACTTTTTCCACTTCTTCTGGGCTACCTGCTGGCAGGAATGCATCACGACGGTTCACACCAGCGTGGCAAAGCCAAGATTTCGCACTTGCAACAAGACGAATTGGTGTTTTTGAACCTAGGTTACGTGCAATCGCACCAACCAGAGCTTTTGGCTCGCTCGACCACGGAAGAACGCGTGATTGCGGGTTCATTTCGTGCTCGTGCGGTTGGTATAAGAAAGAGCCTAATTGGCTGCGAGTCTCTACCGTGCCCGGCGCAGTAAGCTGCGGGATAGGCATAACTTCAACGCGAGCATCTTCGTCGCGTGTATCAACAAAAGACATGACACAGTGTGTTGTACCTAAGTCGATACCAACACTGAATTTAGGCGTCTGTTGAGTTTCAACAGACGTTTCTTGAGAATGGTTTTCTTGGTTCATGTGTTCCATTACAGCTCAACCTCAGCTGGAGCGATCACAGATGCATCGTAGTTCTCTGCTAGTTTTGGCAACGTCATTGATGTTGCTTTCCAGCCTTTATGAACTAGCGTGCCGTTGAATGGCGCGCTGCCTGTAACGTTGCCAGTTAGGCGGATTTCTTGTGGGTTGAAGCCTTCTTCAACCGTAATGCGAGTTTCTTCGTCTTCGTTGCGAACGTGTGCTAGCGTCACGTAGTCGTTCAGCACTTTCTGACCGCCAGTGTGGATTACGCGAGCAGCTGCGCCAACTTCTTCATCAGAGAATGACGTTAGGTCTTCTTTTAGGAAGTCAATCAGACGAGCTTCTTGCTGCATGATAGAAAGCAGCTGCATTGCAGAATCTGTAGATGCAGTAGCAAGCTTAGATTCAACCTCTACAACACGTTCTACGACTTTCTCAACTTCCACTACTTTTTCTACTTCCACGATCTTCTCAACTGGCTTCTCAACCTCGACGATTTTTTCAACTGGTTTCTCAACCACTTTTTCAATGACTTTGGATTTGCGAGATACCGCAACTAGAAGTAGCAGAATACTTGAAGCTGTTAAGCCTGCATGCAGCATGTCAAAAGTTTGAGGAATCATTTGTAAATCGAAGTTCATGATGAATTCTCTTTAGATAGTTGTTGTATCGGGAATACTCTTGGGTAACCCGTGGCTTATTGCCAAGTAATAGTCGGTAAATTGGGGCGAATAGTACCATATTCAAGCGACTGGGCTTGTACAAATCGAGTCTCACTCATGCTTAAGAGGTTTAGTTGCTCTCTTTTTGTTCGCTTTTTTTGCTCTAATGGATTTTTGCACGTGCTCTAGGTTGTATTTTTAGTTGTAATTCATAATTGTGCTTTCTGAGTTGGGATTGCTAGAGTTAGAATGACATCGATTAAACTTAAGCAATTCGGACTATGTATCTTATTTTCAATAAGAAATTCTTACTTCCTTTAGCTGCATTCGTTTTTACGATGATAGTGACGATGTTCTTCGTCTTTTTTTCCTACTCAGCACAGCAGCGCTATTTAACTTCATTGTTGGATAACCTTGCTCAGCGACAGGTTCAAACGCTTCAAGAATATGTTGAACATGACTTAAGTTATATTGGCTCCGGTGCTAATTTTTTCTACGCTACGTTTCCTGAAGACTGGGATCAGTTTGATGTTTTTGCTAAGCGGCTTATTGATGGCAGTGACACGCTAATTGGTTTGCAGTGGATGCAAAAAGTAGAGAAGCAAGATCTCGATGCGCATATAGAAGAGGTACGTAAAACCTTCCCTTCTTTTGAAATCTATACCATTCCTAAAGATGGCCCTAAAACCATGGGTTATATCATGCAAGATGACCAACCTATTTTCGTCGCATCTGATATCTATCCACGCACTAAAGCCAACCTCGATCTTCTTGGTTTTTATTCATCTCGTGTCAGATTCCAGCTTGTTCTTGATGCCATGCGCATCACGCATAAACCCAATGTTTCGGATAAAGTCCGATTGCTTCAAGATGGGCTGGATCAAAGCCTGAAAAAAGAAGGGATGCTTGTTTACCACCCAGTGTTTGATCTTTTTGATGATCAACAGATGATTGGCGTGGTTGTTGGGGTGATCCGAACTACGCGCTACTTTGAACAATTGATGGTAAGAACGGCTACAGAGCAAAGGTTATTAGTAAAAGTAACCGATTTAGGATTTGATGCTGAAGACGATCCTATTTTATTTCAAAGCCCCGAATGGAATGCAATTGAAGGCATGGGCAGCGTTAAAAAAGTGGTGCTGCCAAATAGAGAATGGATGGTGGAGTTTAAGCTCGAGAAAAGTACGTCGAGTATTGAGCGGATGGTCTTGAAAGGCGTTGCTATAGCGGGGCTCGTGATTGCACTCTTAGTGAGCTATATCGTGTTTATGATGGTACGTGCAAAAGAGCAATTGTCAGTATTACTCGACGAACGAACCAAAGAGTTACAGTTCCTTGTAAGTCATGATGCTTTGACGGGGCTGTACAATCGGCGTGCATTTAATAGTGCGCTTGCTGACTACATTGCACGTGGTCGAAAATTTACCTTAATCGGTTTTGACATAGATAACTTTAAATTAATCAATGATGAACACGGCCATGTCGCTGGTGATGAAATGTTGATCCATGTTTCCAAAGTTATTAACAACAGACTGAAGCGTGGTGACATGTTTGTTCGGATGGGAGGTGATGAATTCAGTATTCTGACCGAAGTTGTAAATCCTATTTTGCTGAAAGAGTATCTAGAAGAAATTCGAATTGCCGTTGAACAGTCTGAATACCAGTTTGCAGAGCATCAAATATCTTGCACATTGAGTATTGGTGCCGTTGTTCGGGATAACCACAATGAAGAATCATTAATACAAGCTGCGGATAGCCAACTGTATCTAAGCAAGAAAGCAGGCCGAAACTGCTGTTCAATTGCTGATTAACTCAGCAAACGATTTTGCATGAGTCGAGTTTTTCCTCTAGCTAGGGTAAAATTCAGCGCTTTAACGACTTTCACACTAAAGGCGAGCGATGAACCACAACCGCATAGTTTGTTTCGATTTGGAAATGTGCTGCTGGAACAAAGATGGCGTAGGGACAACTGGAGAAATTATCGAAGTTGGCTTGGCTGAGATCGATATTGCCAAAGGTGAAATCGTAAAGCGCGCTCAATATTATGTGAAGCCTGAACATGATGAAGTTTCATTGTTTTGTGCTGAGCTTACTGGAATCACACCTCGGAAAATTGAAAAGCAGGGACGGCCACTTGCGTCAGTTATTCAATCGATGATCAAAAACTTTGGTGGCTCCAATAAGATCTATGCGGCGTGGGGGCGTGACGATTTAGTCTTGATGAAAGAGTGTCAGCAGAAAGGCATCGATGCACCATTTCGTGAGTTCATTAACTTAGCAACCTTATATCGAATCCAGAACCGCCTTAAAGATAAGCGCATTGGTCATCGTGCTGCTCAAGAAGCGAAGGGCATTGAATGGGAAGGGCGACAACATTCTGGCTATGTTGATGCCTATAACCTAGCTAAGCTAGCGTTAACTATGTTGTAAATAACAAACGGGGGAGCGAAATGCTCCCCCGTGTTGTTTCTAGGACTTGCTGTCAGTGACTGACAGTTTTGCCCGTATAAATTCACTATGATCCACATAGAGTAGTTCTGCCGCCTTGCGAATGACCGCATCTTCTAGAGGATCAATTTCACCATCGGCATGTGCGACTTCCCACATTGCTTTGATAAGCTCAAAGCGTGTTTCCTGAGAAAGCTCTCGCAACTGAGAAGTAAAGTCGTAAAGGGAAGCGGAGTCTTTGACTCGTAGCTCAGCCCGTTGCAATAGCCGGTCTGATTCTTCTTCTGTTAAGCCTAAAAGACGGACGAGCAACTGATGCTTAGCTTCCTTTTCTTTTACATCAATTTGATGATCGGCCCCTGCTACTTCGCAAAGTAGTGAAGCGATGGCAAGGTTGGCATCGTTTGTATTTTGCTGGGAAAGATCGTTGCCTTCCAGTAATTGTTTGAACAAAGAGGTGATCGAATTAAACATCGTCACGTTTCTCCTCTAATCGAGTCAATACGATTAAGATGGTGGCGAAGTCGAGAAATAACAAGTTTGGTTTCTAATTTGATTTGAAAGAGTAAATGATTGCAGTGTCATGGTCACAATGAATTAGGGGTATCAGTTAATACCCCTAATAAGGTCATGAGTGGGCGGGTTACTATTGTGTGGTTACCTGTCCTTGTTGTGCTGCTGCGATACGATTTAGACGCATCTTCTTCAATGCAATAGCGATTGCGGCTGTGGTGATTGCACCAATTGCCATGGCAAGTAAAGCGAGCAATGGTTTGTTGAATGCACCAAGTAGTACAACGATCGGACCACCGTGAGCCACATTACATGTTAAGCCAAATGTGAAGCCCAATACACACGCAACGGCTGAGCCGATCATGTTGGCTGGGATCACTGCAAATGGGTCTCTAGCAGCAAATGGAATTGCACCTTCAGATATGCCGACCATTCCCATCGCTGTGGCTGCTTTAGCGTTCTCTACTTCTTCTCCTTCAAATAGGTTCATTTTACTGCCTATGAAGGCGGCGAGAGCCATACCGAGTGGTGCTACAGGAATGGCAGCAGCTTGTGCACCCATAAATTGGGTTTGACCTTCTGCAATCAACCCAACACTGAAGAGGAATGCGACCTTGCCAAAAGGCCCACCCATGTCAAAGCCTTGCATCAAGCCGATAACAATACCAATAATAATTACATTGCCTGTAGAAAGGTTTGCAAGCACCTCATTCATGGTTTCCATGATGCCGGCGATAGGGGCACCAATGATGAAGATGAAGACGGCGGCAATAAAAAGTGAACCAGCAATGGGAGCGATCATGATTGGTACAAGTGGTTGAATCATCTTCGAATAGTTGAAACTCACAATCCATTTAACGAAGTAACCCACAAGCAAACCCGCGATGATAGCACCGATGAAACCTGTACCAGCGCCAGCGTCGTAGAACGAACCGTTGTTGGCAATCCAACCGCCAATTAAACCCGGAGCCAGCCCCGGCCGGTCAGCGATCGCATAGGCGATGTAACCAGCTAAAACTGGAATCATCAGCGTAAAGCCAACCACACCAACATCAAGAATCTTATTCCAGAGGCTACCTTCAGGAATCGCTAAACCACCCGGTGTAGGTTCCCCACCAATGGCAAGCGCAAGTGCGATGAGAATACCGCCCACAACCACAAACGGGATCATGTGGGATACACCATTCATTAGGTACTTATATAAATCTTTTCCAGATCCACCCGGACCAGTAACGCTTGCCGTTTGTGATACGGCTTTATTATCACCTTCGAAAATAGGCGCATTCAATGCTTGCTCGATCAGTTTATCGGCTTCTTTGATGGCTGCTTTCACACCCGTAATGACGACTTTTTTACCCGCGAATCGATTGAGATCGACTTGTTTATCACAAGCAACCACAATTGCATCTGCGCGTTCGATATCCGCTTCTGTTGGGGTGTTGCGTACGCCTATAGAACCGTTGGTTTCGACGCAGTGTTCATACCCCATCTCTGTTGCGGCTTTTTCGATGGCTTCTGCTGCGAGGTAAGTGTGAGCGACACCAGTTGGGCACCCAGTCACACCGATAATAAACCCTTTCTTGGTCGCATGCTCGGTGGGTACTTCTTTATTCTCTTTTGAAATTAAAGCCAGTGCTGCTTCGGTGGTTTTCGCAGATTTCAAACTGTCAAGAAAAGTAGGTTCGATGAGTTTTGAAGAAAGACTTGCGAGCACCTCAATATGAAAATCAGAAGCTTGCTCTGGAGAGGCAATCATGAAGAACACTTCAGAAGGTTTGCCATCTTCGGCACCATAATCAATACCGGACTTACTAATTCCGACAGCAATCGCTGGTGATATAACGGCAGAACTTTTTGCATGAGGAAGAGCAACACCGTCTTCAAATCCAGTGTTGCCCGTTTGTTCACGTTCCCATAAATCTTGAATGAATTGTTCTTTGTCTGACACTTTACCCGCTGATACTAGGACCTCAGCAAGTTCGTCGAACGCAGACTCTTTATCTTTAGCAGCTAAATCAAGTTTGATTAATTGCTCATTTAGGATCTCTTTTATCATAATGCAGATCTCATCGTTATATGTAGGGTGCATTGTTTATATGTATTTACAAATTCAAACCCATCTTATGTGCTCCAATTCTGTCTTAAATTGACATTAATCATATTTTTCTATTGTCGTAGATTATAATTTACTCAATTTTAATTAAAGTGTGAGTTTGGTAACGCTGAGGAGTTTGAAAACTTAAGCACTAGTTTTCTTTTTTTGTTATGTCAAATTTCTTTGAGTGGCATTTTATTTGATATGGAAGACTTTGATGTGCACGCCATTGGCTGATGAGAAGTGTTTTTTCATCAATCGGTAATACATCATGGACGTGAATAAACAATGAGTCAGCTTGAGCTTGTTTTGGATGCAAGTCTTTGTTGGTATATTCAAGCATCGCCGAACCAATGGTGGTTACGACTTCTCCTTGCTTATTCAGTATGATGACAAAACCACTTTCATCTAAACGGTTAACATAGTTTGTCATTGCGTCATTGCTGACAACGGGGCCAGACCAACACACGCCTGCGTATAAGTACTCCCCTAAAATGGCTGCTCTGCAAGGGTATATCCCCGGCAAATATGTCTCATCAACGAATTCACCACTCAACGTAAAGTGTTTA encodes the following:
- a CDS encoding Hsp70 family protein; this translates as MEHMNQENHSQETSVETQQTPKFSVGIDLGTTHCVMSFVDTRDEDARVEVMPIPQLTAPGTVETRSQLGSFLYQPHEHEMNPQSRVLPWSSEPKALVGAIARNLGSKTPIRLVASAKSWLCHAGVNRRDAFLPAGSPEEVEKVSPLRATELYLEHLKDVWNHTNPNHNLADQDVTITVPASFDPAARDLTAEAARNVGFVHLTLLEEPQAALYNWIDNSNDKWRDEVEVGDIVLVVDIGGGTTDLSLVEVTEDDGNLTLNRIAVGEHILLGGDNMDLALAYRLKMKLAQEGKELQPWQVQAMTHACRDAKEALLNDSELQSVPIVVPSRGSKLLGATLKTELTQEEVQQTLVDGFFPQVAITDHPVQRNRGALTQMGLPYTQDAGITRHIAAFLSKQANALSASGNGGEAAAQDFNPFANMPGMPGADAAQSADFIKPTAILFNGGVLKSKLLATRLEDTINEWLIEADAEMAKRLTGVDLDLAVASGAAYYGSVRRGQGVRIRGGIASAYYVGIESAMPAIPGMAPPMEALCVAPFGMEEGSSVDVPSQEFGLIIGQPVNFQFFGSTVRRDDLAGTHLDYWAPEELEELPEIQVTLPVSEGRREGEVIPVTLASRVTELGTLYLEAIAADNGQKWHVEFDVREDAKSNSNEEE
- a CDS encoding DUF2760 domain-containing protein yields the protein MNFDLQMIPQTFDMLHAGLTASSILLLLVAVSRKSKVIEKVVEKPVEKIVEVEKPVEKIVEVEKVVEVEKVVERVVEVESKLATASTDSAMQLLSIMQQEARLIDFLKEDLTSFSDEEVGAAARVIHTGGQKVLNDYVTLAHVRNEDEETRITVEEGFNPQEIRLTGNVTGSAPFNGTLVHKGWKATSMTLPKLAENYDASVIAPAEVEL
- a CDS encoding diguanylate cyclase; the protein is MYLIFNKKFLLPLAAFVFTMIVTMFFVFFSYSAQQRYLTSLLDNLAQRQVQTLQEYVEHDLSYIGSGANFFYATFPEDWDQFDVFAKRLIDGSDTLIGLQWMQKVEKQDLDAHIEEVRKTFPSFEIYTIPKDGPKTMGYIMQDDQPIFVASDIYPRTKANLDLLGFYSSRVRFQLVLDAMRITHKPNVSDKVRLLQDGLDQSLKKEGMLVYHPVFDLFDDQQMIGVVVGVIRTTRYFEQLMVRTATEQRLLVKVTDLGFDAEDDPILFQSPEWNAIEGMGSVKKVVLPNREWMVEFKLEKSTSSIERMVLKGVAIAGLVIALLVSYIVFMMVRAKEQLSVLLDERTKELQFLVSHDALTGLYNRRAFNSALADYIARGRKFTLIGFDIDNFKLINDEHGHVAGDEMLIHVSKVINNRLKRGDMFVRMGGDEFSILTEVVNPILLKEYLEEIRIAVEQSEYQFAEHQISCTLSIGAVVRDNHNEESLIQAADSQLYLSKKAGRNCCSIAD
- a CDS encoding exonuclease domain-containing protein; its protein translation is MNHNRIVCFDLEMCCWNKDGVGTTGEIIEVGLAEIDIAKGEIVKRAQYYVKPEHDEVSLFCAELTGITPRKIEKQGRPLASVIQSMIKNFGGSNKIYAAWGRDDLVLMKECQQKGIDAPFREFINLATLYRIQNRLKDKRIGHRAAQEAKGIEWEGRQHSGYVDAYNLAKLALTML
- a CDS encoding TerB family tellurite resistance protein, whose translation is MFNSITSLFKQLLEGNDLSQQNTNDANLAIASLLCEVAGADHQIDVKEKEAKHQLLVRLLGLTEEESDRLLQRAELRVKDSASLYDFTSQLRELSQETRFELIKAMWEVAHADGEIDPLEDAVIRKAAELLYVDHSEFIRAKLSVTDSKS
- a CDS encoding fructose-specific PTS transporter subunit EIIC, which gives rise to MIKEILNEQLIKLDLAAKDKESAFDELAEVLVSAGKVSDKEQFIQDLWEREQTGNTGFEDGVALPHAKSSAVISPAIAVGISKSGIDYGAEDGKPSEVFFMIASPEQASDFHIEVLASLSSKLIEPTFLDSLKSAKTTEAALALISKENKEVPTEHATKKGFIIGVTGCPTGVAHTYLAAEAIEKAATEMGYEHCVETNGSIGVRNTPTEADIERADAIVVACDKQVDLNRFAGKKVVITGVKAAIKEADKLIEQALNAPIFEGDNKAVSQTASVTGPGGSGKDLYKYLMNGVSHMIPFVVVGGILIALALAIGGEPTPGGLAIPEGSLWNKILDVGVVGFTLMIPVLAGYIAYAIADRPGLAPGLIGGWIANNGSFYDAGAGTGFIGAIIAGLLVGYFVKWIVSFNYSKMIQPLVPIMIAPIAGSLFIAAVFIFIIGAPIAGIMETMNEVLANLSTGNVIIIGIVIGLMQGFDMGGPFGKVAFLFSVGLIAEGQTQFMGAQAAAIPVAPLGMALAAFIGSKMNLFEGEEVENAKAATAMGMVGISEGAIPFAARDPFAVIPANMIGSAVACVLGFTFGLTCNVAHGGPIVVLLGAFNKPLLALLAMAIGAITTAAIAIALKKMRLNRIAAAQQGQVTTQ